The following proteins come from a genomic window of Salvia hispanica cultivar TCC Black 2014 chromosome 4, UniMelb_Shisp_WGS_1.0, whole genome shotgun sequence:
- the LOC125222813 gene encoding eugenol synthase 2-like yields MAEKILIIGGTGYIGKFVVEASAKSGHPTFALLREATISDPAKAHLVDSFNKHGVTILTGDLNDHESLVKAIKQVDVVISTVGFMQIADQYKIIDAIKEAGNVKRFLPSEFGNDIDRSRAVDPINQNFQLKVQLRRAIEASGIPYTFIVSNIFSGYALTNLLQLGATSPPRDKLVIPGDGNVKAVFNAEPDIGTYTIKAAVDPRTLNKIVYIKPAHNIYSFNELAACWEKKIGNTLEKIYVPEDQLLKQIEESPMPVNVILSINHSVFVKGDQTYFEIDPAVGVEASQLYPDVKYTTVDEYLSQFV; encoded by the exons atggcAGAGAAGATCTTGATCATCGGTGGAACAGGATACATCGGGAAATTCGTAGTTGAAGCGAGTGCAAAATCTGGGCACCCCACTTTTGCTCTGTTGAGAGAGGCCACCATTTCTGATCCAGCcaaagcccacctcgtcgaCAGCTTCAACAAGCATGGTGTCACCATCTTAACT GGTGATTTGAACGATCACGAGAGCTTGGTGAAGGCTATTAAGCAAGTGGATGTGGTTATATCAACCGTGGGCTTCATGCAAATTGCTGATCAATATAAGATCATTGATGCAATCAAGGAGGCTGGAAATGTTAAG AGGTTCTTACCATCGGAGTTCGGAAACGACATCGACAGGAGCCGTGCAGTGGATCCCATAAACCAGAATTTCCAGCTGAAGGTGCAGCTTCGGAGAGCGATTGAGGCGTCCGGCATTCCTTACACCTTCATCGTATCTAACATATTTTCCGGCTACGCCCTCACCAATTTGCTGCAGTTGGGCGCCACTTCCCCTCCCCGGGACAAACTAGTCATCCCCGGAGATGGAAATGTTAAAG CCGTGTTCAACGCGGAACCCGACATCGGAACATACACCATCAAAGCAGCGGTGGATCCGAGAACTCTAAACAAGATCGTCTACATCAAGCCCGCACACAACATCTACTCATTCAACGAGCTCGCTGCTTGCTGGGAGAAGAAGATCGGCAACACCCTCGAGAAAATATACGTCCCCGAGGACCAACTCCTCAAGCAGATCGAAGAGTCACCGATGCCCGTGAACGTGATCTTGTCGATTAACCACTCTGTATTCGTCAAGGGCGATCAGACCTACTTCGAGATCGATCCGGCTGTCGGGGTCGAGGCCTCCCAGCTCTACCCCGATGTCAAGTACACCACCGTGGATGAGTACCTCAGCCAGTTCGTGTAG